Proteins encoded in a region of the Coffea eugenioides isolate CCC68of chromosome 4, Ceug_1.0, whole genome shotgun sequence genome:
- the LOC113768857 gene encoding lysine histidine transporter 2-like, with the protein MVGAGVLGLPYAMSELGWGPGIAIMILSWVITLYTLWQMVEMHEPEPGRRLDRYHELGQEAFGEKLGLWVVVPQQLMVEIGVNIVYMVTGGKSLQKFHDLVCPNCSHIRTTYFIAIFGSVHLVLSHLPNFNSIAGVSLAAAVMSFSYSFIAWVASVKKGVQPDVKYTPRASTDAGKVFQFLSALGDVAFAFAGHNVVLEIQATMPSSPEKPSKKPMWKGVVVAYIVVALCYFPVAFVGYWAFGNSVEDNILISLNKPVWLVAAANLFVVIHVIGSYQVFAMPVFDMMESFLVKVLSIKPSLLLRICTRTTYVATTMVLAMAFPFFGALLGFFGGFAFAPTTYYLPCIIWLVIRKPRKYSLTWFINWICIILGFLLMVLAPIGALREIVLSAKNYKLFS; encoded by the exons ATGGTTGGTGCTGGTGTCCTCGGCCTCCCCTATGCCATGTCTGAATTGGGATG GGGTCCTGGAATTGCCATAATGATTCTATCATGGGTCATTACCCTATATACCCTATGGCAGATGGTGGAAATGCACGAACCTGAGCCTGGCAGGAGACTTGATAGGTACCATGAGTTGGGTCAGGAGGCTTTTGGTGAGAAACTAGGGCTATGGGTTGTTGTACCCCAACAGCTGATGGTGGAAATAGGAGTCAACATTGTATACATGGTTACTGGAGGAAAATCCCTACAGAAATTCCATGACCTTGTCTGCCCCAACTGTAGCCACATCAGGACCACCTATTTTATCGCCATATTCGGTTCAGTTCACTTGGTTCTCTCCCATCTTCCCAATTTTAATTCCATTGCAGGTGTCTCTCTTGCTGCTGCAGTCATGTCCTTCAG TTATTCCTTTATAGCTTGGGTGGCATCTGTTAAGAAGGGGGTTCAACCAGATGTGAAGTACACTCCAAGGGCATCAACCGATGCAGGGAAAGTCTTCCAATTCCTGAGTGCATTGGGTGATGTAGCTTTTGCTTTTGCTGGTCATAATGTGGTGTTGGAGATTCAGGCAACAATGCCTTCTTCACCTGAGAAACCTTCCAAGAAACCCATGTGGAAAGGTGTCGTAGTTGCCTACATTGTTGTGGCCTTGTGTTACTTCCCAGTTGCATTTGTTGGATACTGGGCATTCGGAAACAGTGTTGAGGACAACATCCTAATTTCATTGAACAAACCAGTTTGGCTTGTTGCAGCTGCTAACTTGTTTGTTGTCATTCATGTGATTGGAAGTTATCAG GTATTTGCCATGCCAGTTTTTGACATGATGGAATCTTTTCTGGTGAAAGTGTTGAGCATCAAACCAAGTCTACTGCTTCGTATTTGCACTCGAACTACATATGTTG CCACTACAATGGTACTAGCGATGGCATTTCCTTTCTTTGGTGCCCTTCTCGGCTTCTTTGGAGGGTTTGCTTTTGCACCAACAACTTACTAT CTTCCGTGCATTATATGGCTCGTCAtaagaaaaccaagaaaataTAGCTTGACTTGGTTCATAAATTGG ATATGCATAATTCTTGGTTTTCTGCTGATGGTTTTAGCCCCCATTGGAGCATTGAGAGAGATAGTGTTGTCAGCCAAAAACTACAAGTTGTTTTCTTGA
- the LOC113767337 gene encoding uncharacterized protein LOC113767337 isoform X2, whose amino-acid sequence MATSAFKSTTKRLSVGGGGGGSSSGASADDSFSSGNNDTAKAHRRSRSLSQFSRRLPLELEEESSSTAAADYRGAPRGKFVNTTRGSEALEISLDDLALEFFSSNSTNGDEATESGERGRSRSARRGPEIGRWASDTASSRRRGRSVSRHRDGVEHKKVVSGGNESKIGTSEANSRRRRSLSVARHRISDSEVVSNCTGSKIGTSEPNSRRRRSLSVVRHRVSDSESHYSVKSINSWNSQIQKTSASADRRLQKSASQKDLAHLHDGYSSHSSALTDEETKDARCGKNGAERTIRTVYAQKAQHPNESVINSGLYEVMCKELRYAVEEIRTELEHARVKNDNGVPSDSNGLQALESYATKLEQSRKRKQDLLAEMLLEEQHGRELSKIVKELLPDSKCVSDGKKPARARKRSTDRNRMSKRLTEEAERYFEDFISNVEDTDISSFDGERSDGSSTLGGMTKPRDSTIRNTEGFQSPIGCDPHPVEMEGIILPWLQWETSNDGSVLDKVRKHTPITPKTLQWDAEQAISVKRDLSHYSISSHGSSSPGFINVHSVNSSVDDREKSRDSGIRLMSSFDMSEYLLPRQNDELLYERYKERNRINSGGLLLCSNVL is encoded by the exons ATGGCCACCTCAGCATTTAAATCAACTACCAAGAGGTTATCTgtcggcggcggcggcggcgggaGCTCATCCGGAGCGTCCGCTGATGACTCCTTCAGCTCGGGTAATAATGACACAGCTAAAGCTCACCGCCGGTCGAGGAGTCTGAGCCAGTTCTCGCGACGGCTTCCCTTGGAGCTAGAAGAGGAGAGTTCAAGTACGGCTGCAGCTGATTATAGAGGTGCACCGAGGGGCAAGTTCGTGAATACCACTCGAGGATCGGAGGCTTTGGAGATTAGTCTCGATGATCTAGCTCTCGAATTTTTCTCTAGTAATAGTACTAATGGTGACGAGGCAACTGAGAGCGGTGAGAGAGGGAGAAGCCGCTCGGCCAGGCGTGGCCCGGAAATTGGGCGTTGGGCGAGTGATACAGCGTCGTCCAGGAGGCGTGGGAGGTCCGTTTCTAGACATCGTGACGGTGTTGAGCATAAAAAGGTGGTTTCGGGTGGTAATGAAAGCAAAATTGGAACTTCTGAGGCAAATTCGAGGCGGAGGAGATCGCTTTCGGTGGCGCGGCATCGAATTAGTGACTCAGAGGTTGTGTCAAATTGTACCGGAAGCAAAATTGGAACTTCCGAGCCGAATTCGAGGCGGAGAAGATCGCTCTCAGTGGTGCGCCATCGGGTTAGTGACTCAGAG AGTCATTACAGTGTGAAGAGTATCAACAGCTGGAACAGCCAAATTCAGAAGACATCAGCTTCAGCGGATCGGCGATTGCAAAAGTCAGCCAGCCAAAAAGATCTTGCTCATTTACATGATGGATATTCT AGTCACTCTTCAGCCTTAACTGATGAGGAAACAAAGGATGCTCGATGTGGGAAAAATGGAGCTGAGAGAACTATTCGAACAGTTTATGCTCAGAAG GCTCAACATCCTAATGAGAGTGTTATAAATAGTGGGTTATATGAAGTGATGTGCAAAGAACTAAGATATGCTGTTGAAGAAATCCGAACTGAACTTGAACAT GCCAGGGTAAAAAATGATAATGGAGTGCCCTCGGACTCTAATGGTCTTCAGGCGTTAGAAAGTTATGCAACAAAGTTGGAGCAG TCTCGGAAGCGTAAACAAGATTTACTTGCTGAAATGTTGTTGGAGGAGCAGCATGGTCGGgagctttcaaaaattgttaaagaatTACTTCCCGATTCAAAATGCGTGTCTGATGGTAAAAAACCAGCCAGAGCCAGAAAG AGGAGTACAGACAGAAATAGGATGTCTAAACGATTGACTGAGGAGGCGGAGAGATACTTTGAGGACTTCATCTCAAATGTGGAAGATACTGATATATCTTCATTTGATGGAGAAAGAAGTGATGGGAGTTCAACTTTAGGAGGAATGACAAAGCCAAGAGATTCTACAATTAGGAATACTGAAGGTTTCCAGAGCCCAATAGGATGTGATCCACATCCTGTGGAGATGGAGGGCATTATTTTGCCTTGGTTACAGTGGGAGACTAGTAATGATGGTTCTGTATTGGACAAGGTCAGAAAACACACTCCCATAACTCCAAAAACTTTGCAATGGGATGCAGAACAG GCTATATCCGTGAAACGAGATCTTAGTCATTACTCCATCAGTAGTCATGGGAGTTCGAGCCCAGGATTTATCAATGTTCATTCGGTGAACTCAAGTGTGGATGATAGAGAGAAATCTAGGGACTCTGGAATTCGCCTGATGTCAAGCTTCGACATGTCAGAGTATCTTTTGCCTCGCCAGAATGATGAACTTCTGTATGAAAGGTACAAAGAGCGAAACCGAATAAATTCAGGCGGTCTTTTGCTCTGTAGTAATGTGCTCTAG
- the LOC113767337 gene encoding uncharacterized protein LOC113767337 isoform X1 translates to MATSAFKSTTKRLSVGGGGGGSSSGASADDSFSSGNNDTAKAHRRSRSLSQFSRRLPLELEEESSSTAAADYRGAPRGKFVNTTRGSEALEISLDDLALEFFSSNSTNGDEATESGERGRSRSARRGPEIGRWASDTASSRRRGRSVSRHRDGVEHKKVVSGGNESKIGTSEANSRRRRSLSVARHRISDSEVVSNCTGSKIGTSEPNSRRRRSLSVVRHRVSDSENDAFRNSQSHYSVKSINSWNSQIQKTSASADRRLQKSASQKDLAHLHDGYSSHSSALTDEETKDARCGKNGAERTIRTVYAQKAQHPNESVINSGLYEVMCKELRYAVEEIRTELEHARVKNDNGVPSDSNGLQALESYATKLEQSRKRKQDLLAEMLLEEQHGRELSKIVKELLPDSKCVSDGKKPARARKRSTDRNRMSKRLTEEAERYFEDFISNVEDTDISSFDGERSDGSSTLGGMTKPRDSTIRNTEGFQSPIGCDPHPVEMEGIILPWLQWETSNDGSVLDKVRKHTPITPKTLQWDAEQAISVKRDLSHYSISSHGSSSPGFINVHSVNSSVDDREKSRDSGIRLMSSFDMSEYLLPRQNDELLYERYKERNRINSGGLLLCSNVL, encoded by the exons ATGGCCACCTCAGCATTTAAATCAACTACCAAGAGGTTATCTgtcggcggcggcggcggcgggaGCTCATCCGGAGCGTCCGCTGATGACTCCTTCAGCTCGGGTAATAATGACACAGCTAAAGCTCACCGCCGGTCGAGGAGTCTGAGCCAGTTCTCGCGACGGCTTCCCTTGGAGCTAGAAGAGGAGAGTTCAAGTACGGCTGCAGCTGATTATAGAGGTGCACCGAGGGGCAAGTTCGTGAATACCACTCGAGGATCGGAGGCTTTGGAGATTAGTCTCGATGATCTAGCTCTCGAATTTTTCTCTAGTAATAGTACTAATGGTGACGAGGCAACTGAGAGCGGTGAGAGAGGGAGAAGCCGCTCGGCCAGGCGTGGCCCGGAAATTGGGCGTTGGGCGAGTGATACAGCGTCGTCCAGGAGGCGTGGGAGGTCCGTTTCTAGACATCGTGACGGTGTTGAGCATAAAAAGGTGGTTTCGGGTGGTAATGAAAGCAAAATTGGAACTTCTGAGGCAAATTCGAGGCGGAGGAGATCGCTTTCGGTGGCGCGGCATCGAATTAGTGACTCAGAGGTTGTGTCAAATTGTACCGGAAGCAAAATTGGAACTTCCGAGCCGAATTCGAGGCGGAGAAGATCGCTCTCAGTGGTGCGCCATCGGGTTAGTGACTCAGAG AATGATGCATTTCGAAATTCTCAGAGTCATTACAGTGTGAAGAGTATCAACAGCTGGAACAGCCAAATTCAGAAGACATCAGCTTCAGCGGATCGGCGATTGCAAAAGTCAGCCAGCCAAAAAGATCTTGCTCATTTACATGATGGATATTCT AGTCACTCTTCAGCCTTAACTGATGAGGAAACAAAGGATGCTCGATGTGGGAAAAATGGAGCTGAGAGAACTATTCGAACAGTTTATGCTCAGAAG GCTCAACATCCTAATGAGAGTGTTATAAATAGTGGGTTATATGAAGTGATGTGCAAAGAACTAAGATATGCTGTTGAAGAAATCCGAACTGAACTTGAACAT GCCAGGGTAAAAAATGATAATGGAGTGCCCTCGGACTCTAATGGTCTTCAGGCGTTAGAAAGTTATGCAACAAAGTTGGAGCAG TCTCGGAAGCGTAAACAAGATTTACTTGCTGAAATGTTGTTGGAGGAGCAGCATGGTCGGgagctttcaaaaattgttaaagaatTACTTCCCGATTCAAAATGCGTGTCTGATGGTAAAAAACCAGCCAGAGCCAGAAAG AGGAGTACAGACAGAAATAGGATGTCTAAACGATTGACTGAGGAGGCGGAGAGATACTTTGAGGACTTCATCTCAAATGTGGAAGATACTGATATATCTTCATTTGATGGAGAAAGAAGTGATGGGAGTTCAACTTTAGGAGGAATGACAAAGCCAAGAGATTCTACAATTAGGAATACTGAAGGTTTCCAGAGCCCAATAGGATGTGATCCACATCCTGTGGAGATGGAGGGCATTATTTTGCCTTGGTTACAGTGGGAGACTAGTAATGATGGTTCTGTATTGGACAAGGTCAGAAAACACACTCCCATAACTCCAAAAACTTTGCAATGGGATGCAGAACAG GCTATATCCGTGAAACGAGATCTTAGTCATTACTCCATCAGTAGTCATGGGAGTTCGAGCCCAGGATTTATCAATGTTCATTCGGTGAACTCAAGTGTGGATGATAGAGAGAAATCTAGGGACTCTGGAATTCGCCTGATGTCAAGCTTCGACATGTCAGAGTATCTTTTGCCTCGCCAGAATGATGAACTTCTGTATGAAAGGTACAAAGAGCGAAACCGAATAAATTCAGGCGGTCTTTTGCTCTGTAGTAATGTGCTCTAG